The following are encoded in a window of Pseudalgibacter alginicilyticus genomic DNA:
- a CDS encoding alpha-L-fucosidase: MDRRKFIELSALATTGAFLMTNCISLKGNNIPLYLSDVKDDYQKDPRKASIDWFRDARYGMFIHYGLYSILGRHEWVMYNEQIHVAEYAKLKDEFTAEKFDADFITDLALEAGMKYINLTTRHHDSFCLWDTQFSDFKSTNSPAKRDLVAELSEQCNKKGLAFFLYYSHGRDWQHPHAPNNDQWGGAARPKYKTQEPYYKYGDEHNLDIYLEFMSNQVNELLTNYAPIAGIWLDGFSTPASGDRSKFKIQELYDLVHSKQPQALVSYKQGMLGTEDFLAPERKYSKDEVIEKPLEICDHLQRKGWGYTKSEDGNHKNKEEVIAMLQKANSYPANLLLNTGPLPSGEMHPEDVKVLREVGAEIRNKGWDGILKS; encoded by the coding sequence ATGGATAGAAGAAAATTTATAGAGCTTTCAGCCCTAGCAACTACAGGGGCATTTTTAATGACTAATTGTATTAGTCTAAAAGGAAATAATATTCCTCTTTACTTAAGTGATGTAAAAGATGATTATCAAAAAGACCCTCGAAAAGCATCAATAGATTGGTTCAGAGATGCTCGTTACGGTATGTTTATTCATTATGGGTTGTATTCTATTTTAGGAAGGCACGAATGGGTTATGTATAATGAACAGATTCATGTAGCAGAATATGCTAAACTTAAAGATGAATTTACAGCCGAAAAATTTGATGCCGATTTCATAACCGATTTAGCTTTGGAAGCGGGTATGAAATATATCAATTTAACAACACGCCATCATGATAGTTTCTGTTTGTGGGATACCCAATTTAGCGATTTTAAAAGCACCAATTCACCCGCGAAAAGAGATTTAGTAGCTGAACTTTCAGAACAATGCAATAAAAAGGGATTAGCATTTTTTCTTTATTATTCACATGGTAGAGATTGGCAACATCCGCATGCACCAAATAATGATCAGTGGGGTGGTGCTGCACGTCCAAAATACAAAACACAAGAGCCTTATTATAAATATGGAGATGAACATAATTTAGATATTTACTTGGAGTTTATGAGCAATCAAGTAAACGAACTTTTAACTAATTATGCTCCTATTGCAGGTATTTGGCTAGACGGATTTTCAACGCCAGCATCAGGAGATAGGAGTAAGTTTAAAATTCAAGAATTATACGATTTAGTGCATTCGAAACAGCCTCAAGCCTTAGTTTCATATAAACAAGGGATGCTAGGAACCGAAGATTTTTTAGCTCCTGAACGTAAGTATAGTAAAGATGAAGTAATTGAAAAACCCTTGGAAATCTGTGATCATTTACAACGTAAAGGTTGGGGGTATACAAAATCAGAAGATGGCAATCATAAAAACAAGGAAGAGGTTATTGCAATGCTGCAAAAGGCAAACAGTTATCCTGCTAACTTATTGTTAAATACAGGGCCATTACCGTCGGGGGAAATGCACCCCGAAGACGTGAAAGTTTTACGAGAAGTAGGTGCAGAAATTAGAAATAAAGGTTGGGATGGCATCCTTAAATCATAA
- a CDS encoding RNA polymerase sigma factor, whose protein sequence is MFHSDKDLLVAIYDKKDEKAFKIFYNRYANLLLHWGMKHTGNKDIASDIAQNFWVIFWSKPYAIKTDKEDNARKYLIHYFTYRMFDYLRSSAAKSFGNEYILETLSKSESYSHIIENIQVDEILEVIDNLLKVFPELTQQIFKEVWENNSSVKAVSQKLGVSEKVVRTHHKKVITLVRNKIQDLLNDTTDLKSQKTIIKIIILIGLIS, encoded by the coding sequence ATGTTTCATTCCGATAAAGATTTATTAGTAGCTATCTATGATAAAAAGGATGAGAAAGCATTTAAAATTTTTTATAACAGATATGCCAATCTCCTTCTACATTGGGGAATGAAACACACAGGTAATAAGGATATTGCTTCAGATATCGCACAGAATTTTTGGGTTATATTTTGGTCTAAACCCTATGCTATAAAAACCGATAAGGAAGATAATGCTAGAAAATATCTTATCCACTATTTTACATATAGGATGTTTGATTATTTGCGCTCGTCTGCTGCAAAATCATTTGGAAATGAATATATTTTAGAAACTTTAAGTAAATCTGAAAGTTATTCCCATATAATTGAAAATATACAAGTAGATGAAATACTTGAAGTTATAGATAATCTTCTAAAAGTTTTCCCTGAATTAACACAACAAATATTTAAAGAAGTATGGGAAAATAATTCATCTGTTAAAGCAGTCTCACAAAAATTAGGAGTTAGCGAAAAAGTAGTAAGAACTCATCACAAAAAAGTAATAACATTGGTAAGAAATAAAATTCAAGATTTGTTAAATGACACAACAGATTTAAAATCCCAAAAAACTATTATTAAAATCATAATTTTAATAGGTCTAATTTCTTAA
- a CDS encoding FecR family protein — MENNNKEKWIQILIVTELFQRYYDKRGSGKENKILENWDPERLNKPDLRFLKPNAETKYLWKKISAELDLKTDNYTKQKSVYRFVAVASIAMFIAYGYYVNQDQLDIEYETSSFVSAPKTIITGTDKAILTLDDGSEIALGKGTDYQTKEAHSDGTQLVYKSELSTGDIVYNDTLKKAKISYNYLTIPRGGQFLVQLPDGTKVWLNSDSQLKYPVHFIEGKTRHVELAYGEAYFEVSPSGKHKGAKFKVINHAQEVEVLGTEFNIKAYRDETNVYTTLVEGKVAVNALNKSKTLIPGEQLNLNLFDNSMESASVDVYRVISWKDGVFSFKDKPLRDIMTVISRWYDIDVIFDDNALEKITFKGSLDKKLSIEEILSIITGTTNMHYEIKNKTIILK; from the coding sequence ATGGAGAATAACAATAAAGAGAAGTGGATACAAATATTAATAGTCACTGAACTATTTCAACGTTATTATGATAAAAGAGGTTCAGGAAAAGAAAATAAGATATTGGAAAATTGGGATCCCGAAAGGTTAAATAAACCGGATTTAAGATTTCTTAAGCCCAATGCAGAAACCAAATACTTATGGAAAAAGATTAGTGCTGAGCTTGATCTAAAAACCGATAACTATACGAAGCAAAAGTCAGTCTACCGTTTTGTAGCGGTGGCATCCATTGCAATGTTTATAGCCTATGGATATTACGTCAATCAAGACCAATTAGATATTGAATATGAAACATCTTCGTTTGTTAGTGCTCCTAAAACCATAATTACAGGAACTGACAAAGCTATTTTGACTTTAGATGATGGTTCTGAAATAGCTTTGGGAAAAGGTACAGACTACCAAACAAAAGAAGCACATAGTGATGGTACGCAACTTGTATATAAATCAGAGTTGTCAACAGGAGATATAGTGTATAACGATACACTTAAGAAAGCCAAAATTTCTTATAACTATTTAACTATCCCACGTGGGGGACAGTTTTTAGTACAGCTGCCTGATGGTACCAAAGTCTGGTTGAATTCTGACTCCCAATTAAAGTATCCAGTTCATTTTATAGAAGGAAAAACAAGACATGTAGAGTTGGCATACGGTGAAGCTTATTTTGAAGTATCGCCCAGTGGTAAACACAAAGGAGCAAAATTTAAGGTAATTAACCATGCGCAGGAAGTAGAAGTGTTAGGGACTGAGTTTAATATTAAAGCATATAGAGATGAAACTAATGTCTATACTACTTTGGTAGAAGGGAAAGTGGCAGTTAATGCTTTGAACAAAAGCAAAACATTAATACCAGGTGAGCAGTTAAATTTAAATCTGTTTGATAATTCTATGGAGTCTGCTTCAGTAGATGTTTATAGAGTGATTTCCTGGAAAGATGGTGTGTTTAGTTTTAAGGATAAACCTCTTAGGGATATAATGACGGTGATATCCCGTTGGTATGATATCGATGTAATTTTTGATGATAATGCTCTCGAAAAAATCACATTTAAAGGAAGTTTAGACAAAAAATTAAGTATCGAAGAAATACTATCTATTATAACCGGTACAACAAATATGCATTATGAAATTAAAAATAAAACAATAATACTTAAATAA
- a CDS encoding SusC/RagA family TonB-linked outer membrane protein encodes MRAFILLFCTSVFSFSSGDLLSQNSKIVIDTDTILTIDEVFDIIYKQTDYSFAYKSEIFKDVPSIELKKGSIKTNDLLNQILSKGNFNVVFGTNNTILIKEKEIDIKIEQGFQVSGIVTDFNGQSLAGANVLEKGTINGVQTDFNGKFSLNVTDQEAVLEISYLGFVTIEVLVDGQDNFSIVLQEDSEKLDEIVVVGYGIQRKKDLTGSISTVDGEVLSKRNVTQLSQALQGTMPGMMVTRSSDEPGESASVRVRGITTIGDNSPLFIVDGVPIDNINYVNPSNIESITVLKDAASASIYGARAAAGVILITTKRAKEGQINLEYTSNIGFDKPTAFIEKVGPQRYLEMINEWVWNDAGNTPGQEYALYAQEEVDNWISNNQSNPNQYPITDWQSLLLKRQANRQSHELVISAGGEKVNTRASVKYEDIGALYNHRSFTRILTRVNNSIEITDNLSAEVDFSHNYTHNTEPMVNPVWNALSYAPIYAAQWDDGRIAGGKNGDNAYAMLNYGGNDDYWVNNINGRLGLTFKPTKNLSFTARVAPNLKSTKYKTFRKQIEYYSENDPTQFGGFISGFNATNLSERRVDSYNLTKQFLVNYEKSFNVHNVNTMIGYEDFYAFNESVGAIGRNFELNSYPYLDLAPVDFITASGYANENSYRSFFGRATYDYKSKYFIQGNLRLDGSSRFHQDYRWGYFPSVSAGWAISEESFMQNLTSISFLKIRGSWGNMGNERIGNYPYQSNINFSNGLFYQGNDVVSATTAAQVDYAIQDISWETTETFDVGLDLQLFKNKFTLNADYYKKTTKGMLLDLEIPDYIGFSNPTQNAGEMYTTGWDFNVSWKEVVNDLSYTISLNLSDSKTKMGGLSGIVFDGSTIIREGSEFNEWYGYKSDGIFQTQEEVDNSALLNSSVQPGDIKYLDVSGPDGEPDGVISPDYDRVLLGGSLPRYLYGGTIDLNYKGFDFSLAVQGVGMQNSYLNSNLTKPFVGQWHNVSKIVDGNYWSHYNTPEENLKATYPRLSYTSESANYSTSDFWLINGAYFRLKNIVLGYTFPESTFSQVKLKSIRVYGSVNDLFTISHFPDGWDPESAYDSLINTTINLGISVKF; translated from the coding sequence ATGCGGGCATTTATATTATTGTTCTGTACATCAGTTTTTAGTTTTTCTTCGGGTGATTTACTCTCCCAGAATTCTAAAATAGTTATTGACACTGATACAATACTAACTATTGATGAAGTCTTTGATATAATTTATAAGCAAACGGATTATTCTTTTGCTTATAAATCTGAAATATTTAAAGACGTTCCTAGTATAGAATTAAAAAAAGGAAGTATTAAAACAAATGATCTTTTAAATCAAATATTATCGAAAGGTAATTTTAATGTTGTTTTTGGTACAAACAATACTATTCTCATTAAAGAGAAAGAAATAGACATTAAAATTGAACAAGGTTTTCAGGTCTCTGGTATTGTCACTGATTTTAATGGTCAATCATTAGCAGGAGCTAATGTTCTTGAAAAGGGTACTATTAATGGTGTACAAACAGATTTTAATGGAAAGTTTTCATTAAATGTAACAGATCAAGAAGCAGTACTTGAAATTTCCTATTTAGGTTTTGTGACCATAGAGGTTTTGGTTGATGGGCAAGATAATTTTTCAATAGTTTTACAGGAAGATTCTGAAAAGTTAGATGAAATAGTAGTTGTTGGTTATGGAATACAAAGAAAAAAGGATTTAACAGGTTCTATTTCAACTGTGGATGGTGAGGTTTTATCTAAAAGAAATGTTACACAACTTTCACAAGCATTACAAGGAACCATGCCAGGAATGATGGTTACTCGGTCAAGCGATGAACCTGGAGAATCTGCTAGTGTTAGAGTAAGAGGGATTACAACTATTGGAGACAACAGTCCCTTGTTTATTGTTGATGGAGTGCCAATAGACAATATCAATTATGTTAATCCAAGTAACATTGAAAGTATCACTGTCTTGAAAGATGCTGCATCAGCTTCAATATATGGAGCTAGAGCAGCTGCAGGCGTTATATTAATTACCACAAAGAGAGCTAAAGAGGGACAAATTAATTTAGAATACACTTCTAATATAGGTTTTGACAAGCCCACCGCATTTATTGAGAAAGTAGGTCCTCAGCGTTATTTAGAAATGATTAATGAGTGGGTATGGAATGATGCTGGTAATACACCAGGTCAAGAATATGCTTTATATGCTCAGGAAGAAGTTGACAATTGGATTTCAAACAATCAAAGCAACCCTAATCAATATCCAATTACAGACTGGCAGTCTTTATTGCTTAAGAGGCAGGCTAATAGACAGTCACATGAATTGGTAATAAGTGCAGGGGGTGAAAAGGTAAATACTCGTGCTAGTGTTAAATATGAGGATATAGGGGCTTTATATAATCATAGGTCATTTACGCGTATTCTTACCCGAGTTAATAATTCAATAGAAATAACAGATAACCTATCTGCAGAAGTTGATTTCTCTCATAATTACACACATAATACTGAACCAATGGTCAATCCAGTATGGAATGCCCTTTCTTACGCTCCAATCTATGCTGCTCAGTGGGATGACGGAAGGATTGCTGGAGGAAAAAATGGAGATAATGCATATGCCATGCTTAATTATGGTGGAAACGATGATTATTGGGTTAATAATATTAATGGTCGCTTAGGTTTGACGTTTAAGCCAACAAAAAATTTATCTTTTACGGCAAGAGTAGCACCAAATCTTAAATCAACAAAATATAAAACGTTTCGTAAGCAAATAGAGTATTATTCTGAGAATGATCCTACACAATTTGGAGGGTTTATATCAGGATTTAATGCAACCAATCTTTCTGAAAGAAGAGTCGATAGTTATAATTTAACGAAGCAGTTTCTCGTTAATTATGAGAAATCTTTCAATGTACATAATGTTAATACAATGATTGGATATGAAGATTTTTATGCATTTAACGAAAGCGTAGGGGCTATTGGGAGAAATTTTGAATTAAACAGTTACCCTTATCTTGATTTAGCACCTGTTGATTTCATAACGGCCTCTGGTTATGCTAATGAAAATTCCTATCGTTCATTTTTTGGTAGAGCAACATATGATTATAAAAGTAAATATTTCATACAAGGAAATCTTCGCTTAGATGGATCATCCAGATTTCATCAGGATTATAGATGGGGATATTTTCCTTCGGTTTCTGCTGGATGGGCTATTTCGGAAGAATCTTTTATGCAAAATTTGACCTCCATTTCTTTCTTGAAAATAAGAGGATCCTGGGGAAATATGGGTAATGAAAGGATAGGGAACTATCCATACCAGTCTAATATTAACTTTTCAAATGGACTGTTTTATCAGGGTAATGACGTTGTTTCTGCAACTACTGCAGCTCAGGTAGATTATGCCATCCAAGATATTTCCTGGGAGACCACTGAAACTTTTGATGTTGGTCTAGATTTGCAACTTTTTAAGAATAAGTTCACTCTTAATGCAGATTATTATAAAAAAACAACCAAAGGGATGCTGCTTGACTTAGAGATACCTGACTATATTGGATTCTCCAATCCTACTCAAAATGCAGGAGAGATGTATACTACTGGGTGGGATTTTAATGTATCATGGAAAGAAGTTGTAAATGATTTGAGTTATACCATCTCTTTGAATCTATCAGATTCAAAGACTAAAATGGGGGGGTTAAGTGGAATTGTTTTTGATGGATCAACAATAATTCGTGAAGGTAGCGAATTTAATGAGTGGTACGGATATAAATCAGATGGGATATTTCAAACGCAAGAAGAAGTAGATAATTCGGCATTATTAAACTCTTCTGTTCAACCTGGTGATATAAAGTATTTAGATGTAAGTGGTCCAGATGGAGAGCCGGATGGTGTTATTTCACCGGATTATGACAGAGTTTTATTAGGAGGTTCTTTACCTCGCTATTTATATGGGGGAACTATTGACCTTAATTATAAAGGATTCGATTTTTCATTAGCGGTACAAGGGGTTGGAATGCAAAATAGTTATTTAAATTCGAATTTAACAAAACCTTTTGTAGGACAATGGCATAATGTATCCAAAATTGTTGATGGCAATTATTGGAGTCATTATAATACCCCTGAAGAAAATTTAAAAGCTACTTACCCTCGGCTATCATACACTAGTGAATCTGCTAATTATTCCACTTCCGATTTTTGGTTGATTAATGGAGCCTATTTTAGATTAAAAAACATCGTTTTAGGATATACATTTCCGGAGTCCACTTTTAGCCAGGTAAAGCTGAAAAGTATTCGTGTTTATGGTTCTGTAAATGATTTATTTACAATTAGTCATTTTCCTGATGGATGGGATCCAGAATCAGCTTATGATAGTTTGATTAATACAACTATTAATTTAGGTATATCGGTTAAATTTTAA
- a CDS encoding RagB/SusD family nutrient uptake outer membrane protein: MKKFIFLFGIIFIVSCSELDLNPLSAGSSENWYSNQTEFNLALNDLYREYLWATEVSYRTERYSDNWNQRLTQYAFPGGTIASDWSDAESNWVNFYKGISRANSIINNLHEIENNVLAEEFRNRYEAEARFMRATFYGTLVFLYGDVPYFTKYLDIEEAFNIGRTNKETILPFIYEDFDFAAEYLPEVYGSGELKRATKGAAYAMKARIALYVSDWEVVKSAAEDCINLGVYSLHPDFGEYFLSSTKNSDETIFAIPRSQQLNSSWSPRSWLPRNVGGTSTAQPSWELFYSFLATDGLPVDESPLFDPKEPFKNRDPRLAETIVPFGNVHLGVVYDPHPNSEMVLNVNTGSMIQNKDTRSVDIYAAYNGLTLKKGVDEDWLDQIVDNDIIIMRYADVLLMKAEADIELNEIDESTLNAINQVRARAYGVDEAEVLEYPSVQIISQSELRTILRTERRVELAWENRRFADLIRWRLAEVALTRPVYGLLDPIELREQIVDKGLWFLPEIPEIDENGLVDFSSLFDQGLIRKHVERNFDPKRQYLWPIPFKETQINPNISQNPYY, encoded by the coding sequence ATGAAAAAGTTTATATTTTTATTTGGAATTATCTTTATAGTTTCTTGTTCAGAATTAGATTTGAACCCATTATCAGCAGGTTCGAGTGAAAATTGGTACTCTAATCAGACGGAGTTTAATTTGGCTCTCAATGATTTATATAGAGAATACCTTTGGGCTACAGAAGTTAGCTATAGAACTGAAAGATATTCTGATAATTGGAATCAACGGCTCACACAATATGCGTTTCCGGGAGGTACCATTGCGAGTGATTGGAGTGACGCTGAAAGTAATTGGGTGAATTTTTACAAAGGTATTTCCAGAGCTAATAGTATTATCAATAACCTACATGAAATAGAGAATAATGTATTAGCTGAAGAATTTAGAAATCGTTATGAAGCTGAAGCTCGATTTATGAGAGCCACTTTTTATGGAACATTAGTATTTCTTTATGGAGATGTTCCATATTTCACGAAATATCTTGATATCGAAGAGGCGTTTAATATTGGTAGGACTAACAAGGAGACTATACTTCCTTTTATTTATGAAGATTTTGATTTTGCAGCTGAGTATTTACCAGAAGTGTATGGAAGTGGTGAGTTAAAAAGGGCTACCAAAGGTGCGGCGTATGCTATGAAGGCTAGAATTGCTCTTTATGTTTCCGATTGGGAAGTCGTTAAAAGTGCTGCTGAAGATTGTATTAATTTAGGTGTTTATAGTTTGCATCCTGATTTTGGGGAATATTTTCTTTCAAGCACAAAAAATTCCGATGAAACAATTTTTGCAATACCAAGATCTCAACAGCTTAACTCATCGTGGAGTCCTAGAAGTTGGCTTCCTCGAAATGTAGGGGGGACTTCAACAGCCCAGCCCTCATGGGAGTTGTTTTATTCATTCTTAGCTACAGATGGATTACCAGTTGATGAATCTCCATTATTTGATCCAAAAGAACCGTTTAAGAACAGGGATCCTAGACTAGCTGAGACAATTGTTCCTTTTGGCAATGTGCATTTAGGTGTGGTTTATGATCCACATCCAAATTCAGAAATGGTATTAAACGTTAATACAGGGAGCATGATACAAAATAAAGATACTCGTAGTGTGGATATTTATGCTGCTTATAACGGATTAACTTTAAAAAAAGGTGTGGATGAAGATTGGCTAGATCAAATAGTAGATAACGATATAATTATTATGCGTTATGCCGATGTACTGTTAATGAAAGCTGAAGCTGATATAGAGTTAAATGAAATTGACGAATCAACACTAAATGCTATTAATCAGGTAAGAGCTAGGGCTTATGGAGTTGATGAAGCTGAAGTTTTAGAATATCCAAGTGTACAAATTATCTCTCAATCTGAACTTCGTACCATTTTAAGGACAGAAAGAAGAGTGGAACTCGCGTGGGAAAATCGCAGATTTGCCGATCTTATACGGTGGCGGTTAGCTGAAGTAGCGTTAACTAGACCTGTTTATGGTTTATTAGACCCTATTGAATTACGAGAACAAATTGTTGATAAAGGTTTATGGTTTTTACCTGAAATTCCTGAAATTGATGAGAATGGACTTGTTGATTTTTCATCTTTATTTGATCAAGGATTGATTAGAAAACATGTTGAACGAAATTTTGATCCTAAAAGGCAATATTTATGGCCTATTCCTTTTAAAGAAACTCAAATTAACCCTAATATATCTCAAAACCCATATTATTAA
- a CDS encoding ComEC/Rec2 family competence protein has protein sequence MISKSKWIGFIFFIFLFSCDENGKKDSTGNNNDEGHHNESVIGKVLPDWEEGYLDIHAINTGRGESTLFIFPDGTTMLIDAAGSLISPTAEIPPPPQKPNVNVSPGLTITNYTKYFIKTASNKLNYIMLSHFHPDHMGSYDTGLPLNPLGSFRMGGVTEVGTNIAFDKIIDRGYPDYNFPTDMTSNPLIANYIKFIEWAKNAYGATAEKFLVGKVDQIVLKQNPIEYPNFQIRNIVANGKVWKGTGTEIINTLPEGEDLLRADPPENILSIGLVLSYGEFDYFTAGDLQYNGRSTYSWKDMESPVANVVTSVDVMKANHHGTANCNGEELLKSLKPNVVVAHTWRDVHPNPETLGRIYGAQSSTQVFTTNMTLDNRQRLGANLSKIKSTQGHIVVRVKPDGGEYSIYILDDSNQSYKVTQVFGPYKST, from the coding sequence ATGATAAGTAAAAGTAAATGGATAGGGTTTATATTTTTTATATTTCTTTTTTCGTGCGACGAGAATGGAAAGAAAGATTCAACTGGAAATAATAATGATGAAGGCCATCATAACGAATCGGTAATAGGTAAAGTTTTGCCTGATTGGGAGGAGGGGTATTTGGATATACATGCTATAAATACAGGTCGTGGTGAAAGTACATTATTTATCTTTCCAGATGGAACTACGATGTTAATTGATGCAGCAGGATCGTTGATTTCTCCTACCGCTGAAATACCACCGCCACCACAAAAGCCAAATGTAAATGTATCCCCTGGTTTAACAATAACCAATTACACCAAATATTTTATAAAGACGGCAAGTAACAAGTTGAATTATATTATGCTGAGTCATTTTCATCCTGATCATATGGGAAGCTATGATACAGGTTTGCCTTTGAATCCTTTAGGTAGTTTTAGAATGGGAGGAGTTACAGAAGTAGGAACAAACATTGCTTTTGATAAAATTATAGATAGAGGATATCCGGATTATAATTTTCCAACAGATATGACCTCGAATCCCTTGATAGCGAATTATATTAAATTCATTGAATGGGCTAAAAACGCATATGGTGCTACAGCAGAGAAATTCTTAGTTGGAAAAGTTGATCAAATAGTACTAAAACAAAATCCAATAGAATATCCTAATTTCCAAATTCGAAATATTGTAGCAAACGGAAAAGTATGGAAAGGAACCGGAACGGAAATTATAAACACATTACCCGAAGGAGAGGATTTGTTGCGAGCAGACCCACCTGAGAATATTTTGAGCATAGGGCTTGTATTGTCATATGGTGAATTTGATTATTTCACGGCGGGCGATTTGCAATACAATGGTAGATCTACATATTCTTGGAAAGATATGGAGTCACCGGTTGCTAATGTGGTAACATCCGTAGATGTAATGAAAGCTAATCATCATGGTACTGCCAATTGTAATGGCGAGGAGCTTTTGAAAAGCCTAAAGCCTAATGTGGTAGTTGCTCACACGTGGCGGGATGTGCATCCTAATCCGGAAACACTTGGCAGAATATATGGAGCACAAAGTTCTACTCAAGTATTTACTACAAATATGACATTAGATAATAGGCAAAGACTGGGGGCTAACCTATCTAAAATTAAAAGTACACAGGGTCATATCGTTGTGCGAGTGAAACCAGATGGAGGAGAATATTCAATTTATATACTTGATGACAGTAATCAAAGTTATAAAGTAACACAGGTTTTTGGTCCTTATAAAAGTACTTAA
- a CDS encoding response regulator, producing the protein MTNVLKILLIEDDMIEIMKLNRAVSSLKLNHKIIEANNGEHALKILEKKEDLPDIILLDLNMPKINGIEFLGILKKDDVLKYIPTIILTTSNNQKDLLECYRIGIAGYVLKPLKYEDYVSKIEKLLAYWSINELKKI; encoded by the coding sequence ATGACAAATGTTTTAAAAATATTGCTTATTGAAGATGATATGATTGAAATAATGAAGCTAAACAGAGCAGTTTCATCTCTTAAACTCAATCATAAAATTATTGAAGCTAATAATGGTGAACATGCTTTAAAGATTTTAGAAAAAAAAGAAGACTTACCTGATATAATTTTGTTAGATTTAAACATGCCAAAAATTAATGGTATTGAATTTTTAGGTATTCTTAAAAAAGATGACGTATTAAAATACATACCTACTATTATTTTAACGACATCTAATAATCAAAAAGATTTATTAGAATGTTATAGAATAGGGATAGCAGGTTATGTTTTAAAACCATTGAAATACGAAGATTATGTGTCTAAAATTGAAAAACTTTTAGCCTATTGGAGTATTAATGAATTAAAAAAAATATAA
- a CDS encoding heme NO-binding domain-containing protein — translation MKGIVFTEFLDLVEEKFGLEMVDKIINDSNLDSGGVYTSVGTYKFSEMLQLLQHLSENTDISIDNLLLVYAEHFFSVLEKSYPGLLASYSDPIEMLSSIENHIHIEVRKIYPDAELPTFEVVEKSKNSLTLIYKSSRAMHHFGLGLMNKTFEHFNAKATILLEKLKEDGTEVRFTINKK, via the coding sequence ATGAAGGGCATTGTTTTTACGGAGTTTTTAGATTTAGTTGAAGAGAAATTTGGATTAGAAATGGTTGATAAAATTATCAATGATTCCAATTTAGATTCAGGAGGGGTATATACATCTGTTGGGACTTACAAGTTTTCAGAAATGCTCCAGTTACTTCAACATTTAAGCGAAAACACTGATATTTCAATAGACAATTTATTATTAGTATATGCAGAGCATTTTTTTAGTGTTTTAGAAAAAAGTTATCCAGGACTTCTTGCATCTTATAGTGATCCTATAGAGATGCTTTCTTCTATTGAAAACCATATCCATATAGAAGTTCGAAAAATTTATCCTGACGCAGAATTACCGACTTTTGAAGTGGTTGAAAAAAGCAAAAATTCATTAACATTAATTTATAAATCAAGTAGAGCAATGCATCATTTTGGTTTGGGGTTAATGAATAAAACCTTTGAGCATTTTAATGCTAAAGCTACCATTTTATTAGAAAAATTAAAGGAAGATGGTACCGAAGTTAGGTTTACAATTAATAAAAAATAA